In Paenibacillus sp. FSL M7-0420, a single genomic region encodes these proteins:
- a CDS encoding DUF456 domain-containing protein, whose protein sequence is MTILGWILIIALFAIGLAGAVYPILPGALAIYLAFFVYGWFFSFDSFGPWFWIAQTLIVVVLFVADYVVGAWGVKKFGGSRASVIGSTIGLIAGPFLIPAFGLLIGPFLGAFIGELIAGEKAGKAVKVSFGALLGLFSSTVVKIILQIAMIVLFFIWIGR, encoded by the coding sequence TTGACAATTCTGGGCTGGATTCTGATCATTGCTTTGTTCGCAATCGGGCTGGCGGGGGCGGTATATCCGATCCTGCCGGGGGCGCTTGCGATTTATCTGGCCTTCTTCGTATATGGCTGGTTTTTCTCCTTCGACTCCTTCGGTCCCTGGTTCTGGATTGCCCAGACCCTGATCGTTGTCGTTCTGTTCGTTGCCGACTACGTGGTCGGGGCCTGGGGCGTCAAGAAGTTCGGCGGCTCCCGCGCCTCCGTGATCGGCAGCACCATCGGTCTGATTGCCGGTCCTTTCCTGATTCCGGCGTTCGGCCTGCTGATTGGCCCCTTCCTGGGTGCTTTCATCGGCGAGCTGATTGCCGGCGAGAAGGCGGGCAAAGCGGTGAAGGTCAGCTTTGGCGCACTGCTAGGACTGTTCAGCAGCACAGTTGTCAAGATTATTCTGCAGATTGCGATGATCGTCCTCTTCTTTATCTGGATCGGACGTTAG
- a CDS encoding methionine ABC transporter ATP-binding protein, whose translation MIELKDITKVYGKGSKQATALSALSLSIKKGEIFGVIGHSGAGKSTLIRCINLLERPTAGEVWVDGVELTALSQGQLQEQRRKIGMIFQHFNLLSSATVYDNIAFPLRLIGAGRNEIEQKVKDLLALVGLEEHWNKYPAQLSGGQKQRVGIARALASDPDVLLCDEATSALDPQTTDSILRLLMDINRRFHLTIVLITHEMHVIQSICDRVAVIHGGGIVEQGEVAEVFLKPKHEVTKEFIRSETQSDGPLRQAIDAVQPGYTKSVKITFLGQKTYGSTLSQVVQGTGVHFAILHGTISTIKDVPYGQLIVRFEGPEGAVEATLTELIAQGLDVEVIL comes from the coding sequence TTGATAGAATTGAAGGATATAACCAAGGTGTATGGCAAGGGCAGTAAGCAGGCAACTGCACTCTCTGCGCTGAGCCTGTCGATTAAGAAGGGTGAAATCTTCGGGGTGATCGGTCACTCCGGGGCCGGCAAAAGCACGCTGATCCGCTGCATTAATCTGCTGGAGCGTCCGACTGCGGGCGAGGTGTGGGTGGACGGTGTCGAGCTTACAGCGCTCAGCCAGGGACAGCTGCAGGAGCAGCGGCGCAAGATCGGGATGATTTTTCAGCATTTCAATCTGCTCTCATCGGCTACAGTCTATGACAATATCGCGTTTCCGCTGCGGCTGATCGGAGCCGGAAGGAACGAGATTGAACAAAAGGTTAAGGATCTGCTCGCCCTGGTAGGGTTGGAGGAGCACTGGAATAAGTACCCGGCCCAGTTATCCGGCGGACAGAAGCAGCGTGTCGGAATCGCCCGGGCACTGGCGAGTGATCCGGACGTTCTGTTATGCGATGAGGCGACCTCGGCGCTTGATCCGCAGACGACAGACTCCATACTGCGCCTGCTGATGGATATCAACCGCAGATTCCATCTGACCATCGTGCTGATTACCCATGAAATGCATGTCATTCAGAGCATTTGCGACCGTGTTGCCGTGATCCATGGCGGCGGTATTGTGGAGCAGGGTGAAGTGGCCGAGGTCTTTCTGAAGCCGAAGCATGAGGTGACCAAAGAATTCATCCGCAGTGAGACCCAGTCGGACGGACCGCTCCGGCAAGCGATTGATGCTGTGCAGCCGGGTTACACGAAGTCGGTCAAAATCACTTTTCTCGGGCAAAAGACTTACGGGTCGACGCTCTCACAGGTGGTTCAGGGAACCGGGGTTCACTTCGCCATTCTCCATGGCACCATCTCTACAATCAAGGATGTTCCTTACGGCCAGCTGATCGTCCGGTTCGAAGGACCTGAGGGTGCGGTTGAAGCCACGCTCACTGAGCTCATAGCGCAAGGTCTTGATGTGGAGGTGATTTTGTAA
- a CDS encoding thioredoxin family protein, with protein MDKISSPAQFQVAIQSPRLTVAVFKADWCVDCKFIDPFMPDVEQKYAERLTLVEVDVDAVGDVSQEQNILGIPSFVAYTDGRELVRFVNKLRKSREEIEKFLDTALDVYLSIHK; from the coding sequence ATGGACAAAATCAGCTCGCCTGCCCAGTTCCAGGTGGCAATTCAGTCTCCGCGTCTGACGGTGGCAGTCTTCAAGGCAGATTGGTGTGTGGATTGCAAATTCATTGATCCGTTCATGCCGGATGTGGAACAGAAATATGCAGAGCGTCTTACCCTGGTCGAAGTGGATGTCGATGCCGTAGGTGATGTCAGCCAGGAACAGAATATACTGGGCATTCCAAGCTTTGTTGCGTACACCGATGGACGGGAACTGGTCCGGTTCGTGAACAAGCTCCGGAAGTCCCGGGAGGAAATCGAGAAGTTTCTTGATACGGCGCTGGACGTTTATCTCAGCATTCACAAGTAA
- a CDS encoding COX15/CtaA family protein, which produces MTTIQLKWLSYLTCLIMFMALFGGVVVTKTGSGLECGNQWPLCHGKLIPAYTIGSLIEYTHRLFSGLAGLLSLASMVAFWRYARHRKDLLAYALLTLIFVIIQGGMGALAVVKSQSAAVMALHMGFSLIAFAGSLMLALGTRRAFSPGAELSTGSPKVRIAFRNLTWVTAVYSYIVVYIGAYVSHTSSQGGCSGWPLCNGQWIPEMSGGVGIVFVHRIAAAILFLLTAILGHLAFWKHKELPELRALGVAAVLLCLMQVFSGAAVVYTLNNERLYIFAALSHIVLISGLFGVLCYMSVRVWQLSGAGRGSK; this is translated from the coding sequence TTGACGACAATTCAATTAAAATGGCTCAGCTATCTGACCTGTCTCATTATGTTCATGGCGCTGTTCGGCGGGGTTGTGGTGACCAAGACCGGCTCGGGACTGGAATGCGGAAATCAGTGGCCGCTGTGCCACGGAAAGCTGATTCCGGCCTACACAATTGGCTCTCTGATTGAATATACCCACCGCTTGTTCAGCGGCCTGGCTGGCCTGCTGTCCCTGGCTTCCATGGTTGCCTTCTGGCGTTATGCCAGGCACCGTAAGGATCTGCTGGCCTATGCCCTGCTGACCCTGATCTTCGTCATCATTCAAGGCGGGATGGGAGCGCTTGCAGTTGTGAAGTCGCAGTCGGCTGCGGTTATGGCCCTGCATATGGGCTTCTCGCTGATTGCTTTCGCCGGTTCGCTGATGCTGGCGCTTGGGACTAGGCGGGCATTCTCTCCGGGAGCGGAACTCAGCACAGGAAGTCCTAAAGTCCGTATAGCCTTCCGCAACTTAACCTGGGTTACTGCAGTATATTCATATATCGTTGTCTACATCGGGGCCTACGTAAGCCACACCAGCTCCCAGGGAGGGTGCTCCGGCTGGCCGCTGTGTAATGGACAATGGATCCCGGAAATGAGCGGCGGAGTAGGAATTGTATTCGTGCACCGGATAGCGGCGGCGATTCTGTTCCTGCTGACGGCTATACTTGGGCATCTGGCCTTCTGGAAGCATAAGGAGCTGCCTGAGCTGAGGGCTCTGGGCGTGGCGGCAGTTCTGCTCTGCCTGATGCAGGTATTCAGCGGAGCGGCTGTGGTATACACACTGAATAATGAAAGATTGTACATATTTGCTGCGTTATCCCATATTGTGCTGATCTCCGGACTCTTCGGGGTTCTGTGCTACATGAGTGTAAGGGTCTGGCAGTTAAGCGGAGCTGGCAGGGGCAGCAAGTGA
- the tnpB gene encoding IS200/IS605 family element RNA-guided endonuclease TnpB, with protein MLKAFKYRLKPTTQQAELFAKTFGCVRKVYNLMLHDRIESYKTHQDTGEKIKFPTPAQYKHEFPFLKEVDSLALANAQLHLNAAYRQFFQQPASGFPQWKSRKHPVQSYTTNNQHGTIAIKEGRYLKLPKTEPVRIKLHRQPQGVIKSATISLTACGKYFVSLLCEMNIPPKPKTGSVIGIDLGLTNFAISSDGVKIPNPRTLSKTAVTLAKAQRKLSRRAQHAKKDGRPLSESRNYQKQRILIAKLHEKVSNQRNDFLNKLSTDLINNHDVISVESLNVKGLVRNHKLARSLHDVSWSSFISKLTYKAAWYGKQVVQVERWFPSSQLCSACGHRGGKKALRIREWNCPSCGIHHDRDLNASLNIRAEGLRLLQGAETL; from the coding sequence GTGCTCAAAGCGTTCAAATATCGCTTGAAACCCACAACACAGCAGGCGGAACTATTCGCCAAAACGTTTGGTTGCGTACGCAAAGTCTATAATCTCATGCTCCATGACCGGATTGAATCATACAAAACGCATCAAGATACGGGCGAGAAAATCAAATTCCCAACACCGGCACAGTACAAGCACGAGTTTCCTTTCCTTAAAGAGGTCGATAGTCTGGCCCTCGCCAATGCGCAGCTCCATCTTAATGCCGCCTACCGCCAATTTTTCCAGCAGCCCGCCTCCGGGTTTCCCCAGTGGAAATCCCGCAAACATCCCGTCCAATCCTACACCACGAATAATCAGCACGGAACGATTGCAATTAAGGAGGGTCGTTACTTAAAGTTGCCCAAAACGGAGCCGGTGCGAATCAAATTACATCGACAGCCGCAGGGAGTCATCAAGTCTGCAACAATCTCCCTCACGGCATGCGGCAAGTATTTCGTTTCCCTGCTGTGCGAAATGAATATCCCGCCCAAACCCAAAACGGGTTCTGTAATTGGGATTGATCTCGGCCTTACGAATTTTGCGATTTCATCGGATGGAGTAAAAATACCGAATCCGAGGACTCTCTCCAAAACGGCCGTTACACTGGCAAAAGCGCAGCGCAAACTATCGCGCCGGGCGCAGCATGCGAAGAAGGACGGGCGTCCGCTTAGCGAGAGCCGCAACTACCAGAAGCAGCGGATACTGATCGCCAAGCTGCATGAAAAAGTGAGCAACCAACGAAATGATTTTCTGAACAAACTCAGCACGGATCTCATCAATAACCACGATGTAATCAGTGTGGAGTCGCTGAATGTCAAAGGGTTGGTGCGCAATCACAAACTCGCCCGGTCGCTTCATGACGTCTCGTGGTCCAGCTTTATATCCAAACTGACCTATAAAGCGGCCTGGTACGGCAAGCAAGTCGTGCAGGTGGAACGCTGGTTCCCTTCGAGTCAGCTGTGCTCAGCTTGTGGGCATAGAGGCGGGAAGAAGGCGCTCCGCATCCGGGAATGGAACTGCCCAAGTTGCGGCATACACCATGACCGTGACCTAAATGCGAGCTTGAACATTCGAGCAGAAGGGCTTCGCCTGCTGCAAGGTGCAGAAACACTTTAA
- a CDS encoding methionine ABC transporter permease, protein MDFSTINWEEMLEATIATLKMIAISGIFTIILGLPLGIVLYLWGKSNNVIIRVVYSVLSFVVNILRSVPFIILMVALIPFSKAIMGTSIGVLGTIPALVIGAAPFFARLVETALREVDRGIIEAAQGMGASTGQIVMRVLLPEARPGLLAGVTITVVTLVSYTAMSGMIGGGGLGDLAIRYGYYRYEKEVMIISVALMVILVQLLQMAGDRLVRHFTRK, encoded by the coding sequence ATGGACTTTAGCACAATCAATTGGGAAGAAATGCTGGAAGCTACGATTGCTACACTCAAAATGATCGCAATTTCAGGAATATTTACAATAATCCTTGGTTTACCGCTTGGAATTGTGTTATATTTATGGGGCAAGTCAAATAACGTTATTATCAGGGTGGTTTACTCGGTATTATCCTTCGTTGTGAATATCCTGCGTTCGGTTCCTTTTATCATTCTGATGGTTGCCCTGATTCCGTTCAGCAAGGCCATTATGGGCACTTCGATTGGTGTGCTTGGAACGATTCCGGCACTGGTGATCGGCGCGGCGCCTTTCTTCGCCAGACTGGTGGAGACGGCACTGCGGGAGGTTGACCGGGGAATTATTGAAGCGGCGCAGGGCATGGGAGCGTCCACCGGGCAGATCGTGATGCGCGTGCTGCTGCCGGAGGCTCGTCCGGGTCTGCTTGCCGGTGTAACCATTACTGTTGTGACCCTTGTCTCGTATACCGCAATGTCCGGCATGATCGGCGGCGGCGGCCTGGGTGACCTGGCGATCCGCTACGGATATTACCGCTATGAGAAGGAAGTCATGATTATCTCGGTAGCGCTGATGGTGATTCTGGTGCAGCTGCTGCAAATGGCCGGTGACCGGCTGGTAAGACATTTTACACGGAAATAA
- a CDS encoding putative polysaccharide biosynthesis protein has translation MSTKKESFVKGTLILAAAALVARVLGLAQRVPLEHLFNEVGNAAFTQANNVYLLLLPLATAGIPSTLSKMVSERYALNRPQEAQQVYRAALIFAAVVGVLMSVALYIAAPYYAESSKVPESTLAIRAIAPALLLFPAIAMMRGYFQGRNNMMAGGISQIVEQIARVSTAILLAFILLRQGYSNTWMAAGASFGSVLGSIGAFGVMLYYAMKLRRSEEKVALYESSEARIPLLKIYKDIFKLSIPIVLSSVTVPVVNFIDTTFIVPLLSGQIGLKEATWTLGIFGSRAQSVAGIPPVLSIALSASLIPIISAAFARKDEQHLQRQVTLAMRVSILTGTPVVLSLVVAAYSVNGLLFKTLDGSGIVAMLTLGTIFQITMMTTNSILLGMGKSRISMYYVLVGILVKFGSNFLFSQWFGIYGIIGSTALCFIVITLLNLRMLKKIVPFSILGKRWGGFSIAVLASAGIGYGLNEAGLLMTDLMPARLAFLITCLVVGAAVVIVYLVLLIILGVLSSQEIAGYPRPLRKLLGPLMKLQPARVRAGE, from the coding sequence TTGTCCACCAAGAAAGAATCCTTTGTCAAAGGCACGCTTATTCTGGCGGCAGCCGCGCTGGTGGCCCGTGTCCTAGGGCTTGCCCAGCGGGTGCCGCTGGAGCATTTATTCAATGAAGTCGGTAACGCTGCGTTTACACAAGCCAACAACGTATATCTGCTGCTGCTGCCTCTGGCGACAGCCGGTATTCCCAGCACACTTAGTAAAATGGTGTCCGAGCGCTATGCGCTGAACCGCCCGCAGGAAGCACAGCAGGTGTACCGGGCGGCGCTGATTTTTGCGGCTGTGGTTGGTGTGCTTATGAGTGTGGCGCTCTACATAGCTGCTCCTTATTATGCGGAATCCAGCAAGGTTCCCGAGAGTACATTGGCCATACGGGCGATTGCCCCGGCGCTGCTGCTATTCCCCGCGATCGCGATGATGCGCGGGTATTTCCAAGGGCGTAACAATATGATGGCCGGCGGCATCTCACAGATTGTCGAGCAGATTGCCCGGGTATCCACGGCCATTCTGCTTGCATTCATTCTGCTGCGCCAGGGCTACAGCAACACCTGGATGGCAGCAGGCGCATCCTTCGGCAGTGTGCTCGGCAGTATCGGCGCCTTCGGTGTGATGCTGTATTATGCCATGAAGCTGCGCCGCAGCGAGGAGAAGGTTGCATTATATGAATCGAGTGAAGCCCGTATCCCGCTGCTGAAGATTTACAAGGATATTTTCAAGCTGTCCATACCGATTGTATTGTCTTCCGTTACGGTGCCTGTAGTGAACTTCATTGATACTACCTTTATTGTGCCGCTGCTTAGCGGACAAATCGGCTTGAAGGAAGCTACGTGGACATTGGGGATCTTCGGCAGCCGGGCACAGAGTGTGGCCGGGATTCCTCCGGTATTATCGATCGCCCTCAGTGCATCGCTGATTCCGATTATATCTGCCGCCTTCGCCCGCAAAGATGAACAGCACCTGCAGCGTCAGGTCACACTCGCCATGCGGGTATCCATTCTGACCGGCACACCGGTTGTGCTCTCACTGGTCGTGGCTGCTTATTCTGTGAATGGCCTCTTGTTCAAAACACTCGATGGAAGCGGCATTGTGGCGATGCTGACGCTGGGTACCATTTTCCAGATTACGATGATGACTACCAACTCGATCCTGCTTGGAATGGGCAAATCGCGGATATCGATGTATTATGTACTTGTTGGTATCCTCGTGAAGTTTGGTTCTAACTTCTTGTTCAGCCAGTGGTTCGGCATCTACGGCATTATCGGCTCTACGGCATTGTGCTTCATTGTCATTACACTGCTGAATCTGCGGATGCTCAAAAAAATCGTACCCTTCTCCATTCTCGGTAAACGCTGGGGAGGCTTCTCCATTGCGGTTCTGGCCTCGGCCGGTATCGGCTATGGTCTGAATGAAGCAGGCCTATTGATGACTGATCTGATGCCGGCCCGCTTAGCCTTCCTGATTACCTGTCTGGTGGTTGGGGCGGCAGTGGTGATTGTCTATCTGGTTCTCCTGATTATTCTGGGCGTACTCAGCAGCCAGGAGATTGCCGGTTATCCCCGTCCGCTGCGCAAGCTGCTCGGTCCTTTGATGAAACTGCAGCCTGCCCGTGTGCGTGCCGGTGAATAA
- a CDS encoding Cof-type HAD-IIB family hydrolase, with protein MTAKYRLLALDMDGTLLNDEQKITPLTVEWIKKAMEAGVHVCLSTGRSSRSAMPYAEQLGLNTPMIMVNGSEVWRAPHELYRRSLMDVELVREMHTIAEEFDIWFWAYSVDEVYNRDSWDGEIDSREWLKFGYSTEDNDIRHKLLMRLQELGGLEITNSSPFNLEINPLGVNKASGILEVCKLLGINMSQVVAVGDSLNDLAAIQQSGFGVAMGNAQEAVKQEADAVVATNNEDGIAEVIQKYILTEAGTSAGRISKRA; from the coding sequence ATGACTGCCAAATACCGCCTGCTAGCCTTGGATATGGATGGAACCCTACTGAACGACGAACAGAAGATTACGCCGCTTACGGTGGAATGGATCAAAAAAGCGATGGAGGCCGGCGTACATGTCTGCTTGTCTACCGGACGCTCCTCGCGCAGTGCGATGCCGTATGCTGAACAGCTTGGCCTGAACACTCCGATGATCATGGTCAACGGAAGTGAAGTCTGGCGTGCGCCTCATGAGCTGTATCGCCGGTCCCTGATGGATGTGGAGCTGGTCCGGGAGATGCACACAATCGCTGAGGAATTCGACATCTGGTTCTGGGCCTACTCCGTAGATGAAGTGTACAACCGGGATAGCTGGGACGGGGAGATTGACAGCAGGGAATGGCTGAAATTCGGCTATTCTACCGAAGATAACGATATCCGCCATAAGCTGCTGATGCGCCTGCAGGAGCTGGGCGGGCTTGAGATCACCAACTCCTCGCCGTTCAACCTGGAGATTAATCCGCTTGGCGTCAATAAGGCATCAGGCATACTTGAAGTATGCAAGCTGCTGGGCATTAACATGTCCCAGGTTGTTGCCGTAGGCGACAGCCTCAACGATCTGGCGGCTATACAACAGTCCGGCTTCGGGGTGGCTATGGGCAACGCCCAGGAGGCTGTCAAGCAGGAAGCGGATGCGGTAGTAGCTACGAACAATGAAGACGGGATCGCGGAAGTGATTCAGAAGTACATCCTGACAGAGGCCGGAACCTCGGCCGGACGCATATCCAAGCGAGCTTAA
- a CDS encoding Cthe_2314 family HEPN domain-containing protein: MLRTLLGEPPRVNSGVLAEAMESMAKAASVLRKEMAAHEDHDHEYRKLEIWTRGLISSLDELEQSWFAAAFFRKSVIAGYMDDMSSTEQGEYARYVYFYKDGFIRVFSLLDKLGTVLNNLYNLNTGKVKTHFSYFTVLRQFQLLHAHHPLADELERIRNSYREPVENLRKRRNAEIHYMNAEMTDDLWQRHQGLHDKIRLEDLDSHLEDLKQSLEMVCQSLAAAYRYGNEQWHKNKAAPGPKSGHVRP; encoded by the coding sequence ATGCTGCGGACGTTACTTGGAGAGCCGCCCCGCGTGAACAGCGGTGTGCTGGCTGAAGCTATGGAGTCCATGGCGAAGGCTGCCTCCGTGCTGCGCAAGGAGATGGCGGCACATGAAGACCATGACCATGAATACCGCAAGCTGGAAATCTGGACACGCGGCCTGATCTCCTCTCTGGATGAGCTGGAGCAGAGCTGGTTCGCAGCCGCCTTTTTCCGGAAGTCAGTGATAGCCGGTTATATGGACGACATGTCGTCCACGGAGCAGGGGGAGTACGCCAGATATGTGTATTTCTACAAGGATGGCTTCATCCGTGTTTTCTCGCTGCTGGACAAGCTGGGCACGGTGCTGAATAATCTGTACAATCTCAATACAGGCAAGGTGAAGACGCATTTCTCCTATTTCACGGTGCTGAGGCAATTTCAGTTGCTGCATGCGCATCATCCGCTGGCGGATGAGCTGGAGCGAATCAGGAATTCCTACCGGGAGCCGGTGGAGAATCTGCGCAAGCGGCGCAACGCTGAGATCCATTACATGAACGCGGAGATGACCGACGACCTCTGGCAGCGTCACCAGGGATTGCATGACAAGATTCGTCTGGAGGATCTCGACAGCCATCTGGAGGATTTGAAGCAGAGCCTGGAGATGGTATGCCAATCCCTGGCCGCCGCATACAGGTACGGGAATGAACAATGGCACAAGAACAAAGCGGCCCCAGGACCTAAATCCGGGCATGTCCGTCCGTAA
- a CDS encoding UbiD family decarboxylase, with product MRYGNLRQWIEQLRRDKDLAVIDTPVDPYLELAEIHRRVVEEEGPALLFTNVQGTPFPVATNLFGTVRRVNKAFGTRPEQLLKSLTTAMEQLVPPSAAGLWREKTVLLELLRAGTKNIPQGEAPVLGVCSSSDPLKELPRITAWPKDGGAFITLPLVYTESITNPKDHNLGLYRIQVYDDSTTGIHWQIHKGGGFHHSQAEHLGETLPVSVFIGGPPALIAAAVAPVPERIPELLLASLMLGGKLPMVQDPLGGHRIPAEAEFSIRGRVSPLERRAEGPYGSQSGYYSMQHDFPVMHVQRMWHRKDAIYPATITGKPRQEDYYLKDYLQRLLAPAYPLLIPSVKGLWSYSESGSHSLTSAVVRESYPREYMVSAFRILGEGQLSLTKFLLLTNVQVELTDFPKLLETVLERFNPQSDLTIFANTSMDTLDYTGRKLNHGSKAVMAGIGSPVRQLPRTYTEGLLPSITAAVPYCGGCLAVSGASYEEDPELPERLVAAFKERETAWPLIVLVDRAEEAVSTQTSFLWTVFTRFNPADDIYSAAGVHRGSVSYTLPIIIDARMKPGYPEELAPNEDIAKRVGRNWNRYFPLA from the coding sequence GTGCGATACGGTAATTTACGACAATGGATTGAGCAGCTCCGCAGGGATAAGGATCTGGCAGTGATAGATACCCCTGTTGATCCTTATCTGGAGCTTGCCGAAATTCACCGCCGGGTGGTGGAGGAGGAGGGCCCGGCACTGCTGTTCACGAACGTGCAGGGAACGCCGTTCCCGGTCGCTACGAATCTGTTCGGTACCGTCCGGCGCGTCAACAAGGCCTTTGGGACAAGACCGGAGCAGCTGCTGAAGTCGCTGACAACGGCGATGGAGCAGCTGGTTCCGCCCTCAGCCGCCGGTTTATGGCGGGAGAAAACGGTGCTGCTTGAGCTGCTGAGAGCAGGGACCAAGAATATACCGCAAGGAGAGGCTCCGGTGCTCGGTGTCTGCAGCAGCAGTGACCCGCTGAAGGAGCTGCCCCGGATTACGGCTTGGCCTAAGGACGGCGGGGCGTTCATCACGCTTCCTCTGGTCTATACGGAGAGTATCACCAACCCCAAGGATCATAATCTCGGATTGTACCGGATTCAGGTGTATGACGACAGCACCACAGGTATTCACTGGCAGATTCATAAGGGCGGCGGCTTCCATCACTCGCAGGCAGAGCATCTCGGCGAGACGCTGCCGGTGTCTGTCTTCATCGGCGGGCCGCCGGCGCTGATTGCGGCAGCAGTGGCTCCGGTCCCGGAACGGATTCCGGAGCTGCTGCTGGCCTCGCTGATGCTGGGCGGCAAGCTTCCTATGGTGCAGGACCCCTTGGGCGGGCACCGGATTCCGGCTGAGGCGGAATTCTCCATCCGGGGACGCGTATCTCCGCTGGAGCGGAGAGCGGAAGGGCCGTACGGCAGCCAGTCCGGCTACTATTCCATGCAGCATGATTTCCCGGTCATGCATGTTCAGCGGATGTGGCACCGCAAGGATGCCATCTACCCGGCGACCATTACCGGCAAGCCGCGCCAGGAGGATTATTATCTGAAGGATTATTTGCAGCGGCTGCTCGCTCCAGCCTATCCTCTGCTGATCCCTTCGGTCAAAGGGCTGTGGTCCTACTCCGAATCCGGTTCGCATTCACTGACTTCAGCGGTCGTGAGGGAGAGCTATCCGCGCGAGTACATGGTGTCAGCGTTTCGTATCTTAGGGGAAGGTCAGCTCTCCTTAACCAAATTCCTGCTGCTGACTAATGTGCAGGTGGAGCTTACCGATTTCCCCAAGCTGCTGGAAACGGTGCTTGAGCGCTTCAATCCGCAATCGGATCTGACGATCTTTGCCAATACCTCCATGGATACACTGGATTATACCGGACGTAAGCTGAATCATGGCAGTAAGGCGGTGATGGCGGGCATCGGCAGCCCGGTCCGTCAGCTGCCAAGGACCTATACAGAGGGTCTGCTTCCATCAATCACCGCCGCTGTGCCTTATTGCGGAGGATGTTTAGCCGTTTCCGGTGCATCCTATGAAGAGGACCCGGAGCTGCCGGAGCGGCTGGTGGCTGCCTTCAAGGAGAGGGAGACCGCCTGGCCGCTGATTGTGCTGGTCGATCGGGCGGAAGAGGCGGTAAGCACGCAGACCTCATTCCTGTGGACCGTATTCACCCGCTTCAATCCGGCAGATGATATCTATTCGGCGGCCGGGGTACACCGGGGCAGCGTCAGCTATACGCTGCCGATTATTATAGATGCCCGGATGAAGCCGGGATACCCGGAGGAGCTGGCTCCGAATGAGGATATTGCGAAGCGGGTAGGCCGCAACTGGAACCGTTATTTTCCTCTAGCGTAG